The Pseudorasbora parva isolate DD20220531a chromosome 16, ASM2467924v1, whole genome shotgun sequence genome includes a region encoding these proteins:
- the chrna5 gene encoding neuronal acetylcholine receptor subunit alpha-5 — protein MATAHSTARALLLLVCCAVLCYSIGPPVLSSYAKTEDKLFKHLFTNYQKWVRPVEDLNGTVQVKFGLAISQLVDVDEKNQLMTTNVWIKQEWTDMKLRWNPDHYLGITSIRVPSDSIWRPDIVLYDNADGNFEATVTKAVVRYDGTISWTPPANYKSACTIDVTFFPFDLQNCSMKFGSWTYDGSQVDILLEDVHVDKRDYFDNGEWEIVTATGSRSLRSDGTFFYPSITYSFIIRRLPLFYTLFLIIPCIGLSFLTVLVFYLPSNGGEKISLCTSVLVSLTVFLLVIEEIIPSSSKVIPLIGEYLVFTMIFVTLSIVITVFAINIHHRSSSTHHSMAPWVRRIFLHHLPKLLCMRSHVDRYATTAGRQRAELGYEKSLGQDTTLLNAEHSLRAALESIRYITLHVVKENEVREVVQDWKFVAQVLDRVFLWAFLLVSVLGSALLFIPVIYKWANIIVPSYAGSTT, from the exons GGCCTCCTGTGCTGTCTTCCTATGCCAAGACAGAAGACAAGCTGTTTAAACATCTCTTCACCAACTATCAGAAATGGGTGAGACCAGTGGAGGATCTAAATGGAACAGTGCAAGTCAAATTTGGTCTGGCAATCTCCCAGCTGGTGGATGTG GATGAGAAGAACCAGCTGATGACAACCAATGTGTGGATAAAACAG GAGTGGACAGACATGAAGCTCCGATGGAATCCGGATCATTACCTGGGCATCACTTCCATCAGAGTTCCCTCGGATTCCATCTGGAGACCTGACATTGTGCTCTATGACAA TGCAGATGGTAATTTTGAGGCCACAGTGACAAAAGCAGTGGTGAGATATGATGGCACTATCTCCTGGACCCCTCCTGCCAACTATAAATCTGCCTGCACCATCGATGTGACATTTTTTCCCTTTGACCTTCAGAACTGCTCCATGAAGTTTGGCTCTTGGACCTACGATGGTTCCCAG gtGGACATTCTCCTTGAAGATGTACATGTGGACAAACGTGACTATTTTGACAACGGTGAATGGGAGATTGTGACAGCCACTGGCAGCCGGAGTTTGAGAAGTGACGGGACATttttctatccatccatcacctACTCCTTTATTATCCGACGTCTTCCACTTTTCTACACACTCTTCCTTATCATTCCTTGCATTGGATTGTCTTTCCTGACTGTGCTGGTGTTTTATCTCCCATCTAATGGAGGAGAGAAAATCTCCCTCTGCACGTCTGTCCTCGTCTCCCTTACCGTCTTCCTTCTAGTGATAGAAGAGATCATCCCTTCCTCCTCAAAG GTGATTCCTCTCATTGGAGAATATTTGGTCTTCACTATGATCTTTGTGACGCTTTCCATTGTCATCACCGTCTTTGCCATTAACATCCATCATCGCTCCTCATCTACTCATCACAGCATGGCGCCCTGGGTCCGCCGGATCTTTCTGCACCACCTGCCTAAACTGCTGTGCATGCGCAGCCATGTGGACCGCTACGCAACCACTGCAGGGAGGCAGAGAGCAGAGCTGGGCTATGAGAAGAGTTTGGGCCAGGATACCACTCTGCTCAATGCAGAACACAGTCTGCGGGCAGCCTTAGAATCTATACGTTACATCACGCTTCATGTGGTGAAGGAGAATGAAGTCAGAGAG GTTGTTCAGGACTGGAAGTTTGTGGCCCAGGTATTGGACCGGGTTTTCCTGTGGGCATTTCTCTTAGTATCAGTGCTTGGCTCTGCTCTCCTTTTTATTCCTGTCATCTATAAATGGGCCAATATCATTGTTCCCAGCTATGCTGGAAGTACCACCTAA